AATTGGAGAAGTTCACGAAGGTGCTGCAACTATGGACTGGATGGAACAAGAGCAAGAAAGAGGTATTACAATTACTTCTGCTGCTACAACTTGTTTCTGGAACCACCCAAAAACAAATGAACAATTACAAATAAACATCATTGATACTCCAGGTCACGTTGACTTTACTATTGAAGTTGAGAGATCTATGAGGGTTCTTGATGGTGCTGTTGCTGTATTTTGTTCAGTTGGAGGGGTTCAACCACAAAGTGAAACTGTTTGGAGACAAGCAAATAAGTATGGAGTTCCAAGAATTATCTATGTAAATAAAATGGATAGAACAGGGGCTAACTTCTTTAATGTTATGAACCAAGTAAGAGATAGATTAAAAGCAAATCCAGTTCCACTTCAAATTCCAATTGGTGCAGAAGACCAATTTAGAGGAATGGTAGATTTAGTAAAAATGAAAGCTTATACTTATACTCTTGATGCACAAGCTGGAGAGATGTATAAAATTGAAGAGATTCCTGCTGATTTAGTTGATACAGCTAATGAATATAGAGAAAAACTTATAGAAGCTGCTGCTGAATCAAGTGATGAGTTAATGGATAAATATCTTGGTGGTGAGGAATTAACTGAAGAAGAGATTGTTTCTGGAATTAAAAAAAGATGTTTAGCTATGGAAGTTACTCCAATGGTTTGTGGAACATCATTTAAAAATAAAGGTATTCAACCATTATTAGATGCAGTTGCTATGTATTTACCAGCTCCAACAGAAGTTGCTGATATTAAAGGTGAAACTCAAGATGGTGAAGCTGTTATTGTTCCTTCAACTGATAAAGGTGAAGTTGCAGCATTAGCATTTAAAATTATGACTGACCCATTTGTTGGACAATTAACATTTACAAGAGTTTATAGAGGGGTTTTAGAATCTGGAACTTATGTATTAAACTCAACAAAAATGAAAAAAGAGAGAATCGGAAGATTACTTAAAATGCATGCAAACTCTAGAGAAGAGATTAAAGAACTTTATGCTGGAGAAATTGGAGCAGTTGTTGGTCTTAAAGATACAATCACTGGAGATACTTTAGCAAGTGAAAAAGACCCAGTTATCCTAGAAAGAATGGATTTCCCGGATCCAGTTATTAGTGTTGCGGTTGAACCAAAAACTAAAGCTGACCAAGAGAAAATGGGAATTGCTTTAGGAAAACTAGCTGAAGAAGATCCATCATTTAGAGTAAATACTGATGAAGAATCAGGTCAAACTATTATTTCTGGAATGGGTGAATTACACCTTGAAATTCTTGTAGATAGAATGAAAAGAGAGTTTAAAGTTGAAGCTGAAGTTGGAGCTCCACAAGTTGCATATAGAGAGACTATTAAAAATGCTGTTAAGCAAGAGTATAAATATGCAAAACAATCTGGAGGTAAAGGTCAATATGGACATGTTTACTTAGAGATTAAACCAATGGCTTCTGGAAGTGAACCAACATTCAAATTTAATAATGATATTAAAGGTGGGGTTGTACCAAAAGAGTATATTCCTGCGGTTGAAAAAGGTTGTTCTGAAGCAATGCAAGGTGGAATTCTTGCTGGTTATCCAATGGTTGATATTGAAGTTACACTTTATGATGGAAGCTACCACGAAGTGGATTCATCTGAAATGGCGTTTAAATTAGCTGCTTCAATGGGATTTAAACAAGGTTGTAGAAGTGCAGCTGCAGGTGCAGTTTTACTTGAGCCAATTATGAAAGTTGAAATCGAAACTCCTGAAGAGTATATGGGAGATGTTATTGGAGATTGTAACAAAAGAAGAGGACAAGTTAATTCTATGGATGATAGAGCAGGTATCAAACTTGTTACTGCCATGATTCCATTATCTGAAATGTTTGGATACTCTACAGATTTAAGATCTATGTCTCAAGGAAGAGCGACATATTCTATGATTTTTGATGCTTATCAAGAAGTTCCAAAAAATGTTTCTGAAGAGATTATGAAAAAAAGAAATGGGTAATAAGTTTTTACAGTTTTCTTAAAAATGGGGGGGATGTGCTTTTGCATATCCCTTTTTTTTTAGATTTATATGAGAAATTTTAAAGTAGATTTTTTATATAAATTTAAATAAAAGAGGAAGTATTGAGATTAGAAAAAAGTTGTAAACATCTAGATAAAATTGAAAATATAGGTGTTGTTCTTAGACCCCATAGTCCTGATTTAAAAGATATATTTTTCAAAATAGAGAAGCTTTTTTTAGAGAAAAATATAAATTTAATG
The Aliarcobacter faecis genome window above contains:
- the fusA gene encoding elongation factor G; its protein translation is MARKIPLNRVRNIGIAAHIDAGKTTSTERILFYTGVSHKIGEVHEGAATMDWMEQEQERGITITSAATTCFWNHPKTNEQLQINIIDTPGHVDFTIEVERSMRVLDGAVAVFCSVGGVQPQSETVWRQANKYGVPRIIYVNKMDRTGANFFNVMNQVRDRLKANPVPLQIPIGAEDQFRGMVDLVKMKAYTYTLDAQAGEMYKIEEIPADLVDTANEYREKLIEAAAESSDELMDKYLGGEELTEEEIVSGIKKRCLAMEVTPMVCGTSFKNKGIQPLLDAVAMYLPAPTEVADIKGETQDGEAVIVPSTDKGEVAALAFKIMTDPFVGQLTFTRVYRGVLESGTYVLNSTKMKKERIGRLLKMHANSREEIKELYAGEIGAVVGLKDTITGDTLASEKDPVILERMDFPDPVISVAVEPKTKADQEKMGIALGKLAEEDPSFRVNTDEESGQTIISGMGELHLEILVDRMKREFKVEAEVGAPQVAYRETIKNAVKQEYKYAKQSGGKGQYGHVYLEIKPMASGSEPTFKFNNDIKGGVVPKEYIPAVEKGCSEAMQGGILAGYPMVDIEVTLYDGSYHEVDSSEMAFKLAASMGFKQGCRSAAAGAVLLEPIMKVEIETPEEYMGDVIGDCNKRRGQVNSMDDRAGIKLVTAMIPLSEMFGYSTDLRSMSQGRATYSMIFDAYQEVPKNVSEEIMKKRNG